Proteins from a single region of Paramormyrops kingsleyae isolate MSU_618 chromosome 9, PKINGS_0.4, whole genome shotgun sequence:
- the rcc1 gene encoding regulator of chromosome condensation isoform X1 translates to MDGMSREGDRGFLTHNKRSDGSAFTADMPAKKAVKRVGHVDDAKGPKKVKGTPAIPDTLSHSSYGTENGLVLVLGQGDVGQLGLGEDVMERKKPALVPLPEPVVQAVAGGMHTVCLSDTGSIYTFGCNDEGALGRDTSEEGSEMSPGKVELKEKVVQVSAGDSHTAALTEEGEVYIWGSFRDNNGVIGLLEPMKKCTLPVKVPIEERVVKIASGNDHLMMLTMEGDLYSSGCGEQGQLGRVPERFANRGGRKGLERLLVPQTIPVRSRGKVRFSDVFCGAYFTFAVSKEGHVYGFGLSNYHQLGTPGTTTCFAPIKLTAFKNSTTSWVGFSGGQHHTVCLDSEGKVYSLGRAEYGRLGLGQGAEEKSEPTPIGGLEGVKVVACGASVSYAVTKQGLVFAWGMGTNMQLGTGEEDDEWTPVEMAGKQLENRVVLTVSSGGQHTVLLVKDKQDS, encoded by the exons ATGGACGGAATGAGTAGGGAAGGTGATCGAGGGTTTCTAACACACAATAAGAGAAGCGACGGATCTG CGTTTACCGCCGACATGCCTGCGAAGAAGGCAGTGAAAAGGGTGGGCCATGTGGATGACGCCAAGGGTCCTAAAAAAGTGAAAGGTACACCGGCCATTCCTGATACCC TTTCCCACAGCAGCTATGGGACAGAGAACGGTTTGGTGCTGGTGCTCGGACAGGGTGACGTGGGCCAGCTGGGCCTGGGTGAGGACGTGATGGAGCGGAAGAAGCCGGCGTTGGTGCCCCTCCCGGAGCCAGTCGTACAGGCCGTGGCAGGGGGCATGCACACCGTCTGCCTCAGTGACACGGGCAGT attTACACGTTTGGCTGCAATGACGAGGGGGCCCTGGGTCGGGACACCTCAGAAGAAGGCTCAGAAATGAGTCCCGGGAAGGTGGAGCTGAAGGAGAAGGTGGTGCAGGTGTCGGCCGGCGACAGTCACACGGCGGCGCTCACCGAGGAGGGGGAGGTCTACATCTGGGGCTCCTTCAGG GACAACAATGGAGTAATTGGTCTACTGGAACCCATGAAAAAATGCACTTTACCAGTCAAGGTTCCCATTGAAGAACGTGTGGTTAAAATTGCTTCGG GAAATGACCATCTGATGATGCTGACGATGGAGGGAGACCTGTACAGCTCAGGCTGTGGGGAGCAAGGGCAGCTGGGGCGGGTCCCAGAGCGCTTTGCCAACAGAGGGGGCCGGAAAGGCCTGG AGCGACTACTGGTGCCACAGACCATCCCGGTTCGGTCGAGAGGAAAGGTCCGTTTCTCCGACGTCTTCTGCGGTGCCTATTTCACGTTCGCTGTGTCCAAAGAGGGTCACGTCTACGGCTTTGGCCTCTCCAACTACCACCAGCTAG GGACCCCAGGCACCACCACCTGCTTTGCCCCCATTAAACTCACAGCCTTCAAGAACTCCACGACCTCCTGGGTTGGCTTCTCCGGAGGCCAGCATCACACAGTCTGCTTGGATTCCGAGG GGAAGGTCTACAGCTTGGGCCGAGCTGAGTACGGCCGGCTGGGCCTGGGCCAGGGTGCTGAGGAGAAGAGCGAGCCCACTCCCATCGGCGGCCTGGAGGGGGTGAAGGTGGTGGCCTGCGGGGCCTCCGTCAGCTACGCTGTCACAAAGCAGG GCTTGGTGTTTGCCTGGGGCATGGGGACCAACATGCAGTTAGGCACCGGAGAGGAGGATGACGAGTGGACCCCGGTGGAGATGGCTGGGAAGCAGCTGGAGAACCGTGTAGTTTTGACAGTGTCCAGCGGGGGGCAGCACACAGTTCTGCTGGTCAAAGACAAGCAGGACAGCTGA
- the rcc1 gene encoding regulator of chromosome condensation isoform X2 yields MDGMSREGDRGFLTHNKRSDGSAFTADMPAKKAVKRVGHVDDAKGPKKVKVSHSSYGTENGLVLVLGQGDVGQLGLGEDVMERKKPALVPLPEPVVQAVAGGMHTVCLSDTGSIYTFGCNDEGALGRDTSEEGSEMSPGKVELKEKVVQVSAGDSHTAALTEEGEVYIWGSFRDNNGVIGLLEPMKKCTLPVKVPIEERVVKIASGNDHLMMLTMEGDLYSSGCGEQGQLGRVPERFANRGGRKGLERLLVPQTIPVRSRGKVRFSDVFCGAYFTFAVSKEGHVYGFGLSNYHQLGTPGTTTCFAPIKLTAFKNSTTSWVGFSGGQHHTVCLDSEGKVYSLGRAEYGRLGLGQGAEEKSEPTPIGGLEGVKVVACGASVSYAVTKQGLVFAWGMGTNMQLGTGEEDDEWTPVEMAGKQLENRVVLTVSSGGQHTVLLVKDKQDS; encoded by the exons ATGGACGGAATGAGTAGGGAAGGTGATCGAGGGTTTCTAACACACAATAAGAGAAGCGACGGATCTG CGTTTACCGCCGACATGCCTGCGAAGAAGGCAGTGAAAAGGGTGGGCCATGTGGATGACGCCAAGGGTCCTAAAAAAGTGAAAG TTTCCCACAGCAGCTATGGGACAGAGAACGGTTTGGTGCTGGTGCTCGGACAGGGTGACGTGGGCCAGCTGGGCCTGGGTGAGGACGTGATGGAGCGGAAGAAGCCGGCGTTGGTGCCCCTCCCGGAGCCAGTCGTACAGGCCGTGGCAGGGGGCATGCACACCGTCTGCCTCAGTGACACGGGCAGT attTACACGTTTGGCTGCAATGACGAGGGGGCCCTGGGTCGGGACACCTCAGAAGAAGGCTCAGAAATGAGTCCCGGGAAGGTGGAGCTGAAGGAGAAGGTGGTGCAGGTGTCGGCCGGCGACAGTCACACGGCGGCGCTCACCGAGGAGGGGGAGGTCTACATCTGGGGCTCCTTCAGG GACAACAATGGAGTAATTGGTCTACTGGAACCCATGAAAAAATGCACTTTACCAGTCAAGGTTCCCATTGAAGAACGTGTGGTTAAAATTGCTTCGG GAAATGACCATCTGATGATGCTGACGATGGAGGGAGACCTGTACAGCTCAGGCTGTGGGGAGCAAGGGCAGCTGGGGCGGGTCCCAGAGCGCTTTGCCAACAGAGGGGGCCGGAAAGGCCTGG AGCGACTACTGGTGCCACAGACCATCCCGGTTCGGTCGAGAGGAAAGGTCCGTTTCTCCGACGTCTTCTGCGGTGCCTATTTCACGTTCGCTGTGTCCAAAGAGGGTCACGTCTACGGCTTTGGCCTCTCCAACTACCACCAGCTAG GGACCCCAGGCACCACCACCTGCTTTGCCCCCATTAAACTCACAGCCTTCAAGAACTCCACGACCTCCTGGGTTGGCTTCTCCGGAGGCCAGCATCACACAGTCTGCTTGGATTCCGAGG GGAAGGTCTACAGCTTGGGCCGAGCTGAGTACGGCCGGCTGGGCCTGGGCCAGGGTGCTGAGGAGAAGAGCGAGCCCACTCCCATCGGCGGCCTGGAGGGGGTGAAGGTGGTGGCCTGCGGGGCCTCCGTCAGCTACGCTGTCACAAAGCAGG GCTTGGTGTTTGCCTGGGGCATGGGGACCAACATGCAGTTAGGCACCGGAGAGGAGGATGACGAGTGGACCCCGGTGGAGATGGCTGGGAAGCAGCTGGAGAACCGTGTAGTTTTGACAGTGTCCAGCGGGGGGCAGCACACAGTTCTGCTGGTCAAAGACAAGCAGGACAGCTGA
- the rcc1 gene encoding regulator of chromosome condensation isoform X3 yields the protein MPAKKAVKRVGHVDDAKGPKKVKGTPAIPDTLSHSSYGTENGLVLVLGQGDVGQLGLGEDVMERKKPALVPLPEPVVQAVAGGMHTVCLSDTGSIYTFGCNDEGALGRDTSEEGSEMSPGKVELKEKVVQVSAGDSHTAALTEEGEVYIWGSFRDNNGVIGLLEPMKKCTLPVKVPIEERVVKIASGNDHLMMLTMEGDLYSSGCGEQGQLGRVPERFANRGGRKGLERLLVPQTIPVRSRGKVRFSDVFCGAYFTFAVSKEGHVYGFGLSNYHQLGTPGTTTCFAPIKLTAFKNSTTSWVGFSGGQHHTVCLDSEGKVYSLGRAEYGRLGLGQGAEEKSEPTPIGGLEGVKVVACGASVSYAVTKQGLVFAWGMGTNMQLGTGEEDDEWTPVEMAGKQLENRVVLTVSSGGQHTVLLVKDKQDS from the exons ATGCCTGCGAAGAAGGCAGTGAAAAGGGTGGGCCATGTGGATGACGCCAAGGGTCCTAAAAAAGTGAAAGGTACACCGGCCATTCCTGATACCC TTTCCCACAGCAGCTATGGGACAGAGAACGGTTTGGTGCTGGTGCTCGGACAGGGTGACGTGGGCCAGCTGGGCCTGGGTGAGGACGTGATGGAGCGGAAGAAGCCGGCGTTGGTGCCCCTCCCGGAGCCAGTCGTACAGGCCGTGGCAGGGGGCATGCACACCGTCTGCCTCAGTGACACGGGCAGT attTACACGTTTGGCTGCAATGACGAGGGGGCCCTGGGTCGGGACACCTCAGAAGAAGGCTCAGAAATGAGTCCCGGGAAGGTGGAGCTGAAGGAGAAGGTGGTGCAGGTGTCGGCCGGCGACAGTCACACGGCGGCGCTCACCGAGGAGGGGGAGGTCTACATCTGGGGCTCCTTCAGG GACAACAATGGAGTAATTGGTCTACTGGAACCCATGAAAAAATGCACTTTACCAGTCAAGGTTCCCATTGAAGAACGTGTGGTTAAAATTGCTTCGG GAAATGACCATCTGATGATGCTGACGATGGAGGGAGACCTGTACAGCTCAGGCTGTGGGGAGCAAGGGCAGCTGGGGCGGGTCCCAGAGCGCTTTGCCAACAGAGGGGGCCGGAAAGGCCTGG AGCGACTACTGGTGCCACAGACCATCCCGGTTCGGTCGAGAGGAAAGGTCCGTTTCTCCGACGTCTTCTGCGGTGCCTATTTCACGTTCGCTGTGTCCAAAGAGGGTCACGTCTACGGCTTTGGCCTCTCCAACTACCACCAGCTAG GGACCCCAGGCACCACCACCTGCTTTGCCCCCATTAAACTCACAGCCTTCAAGAACTCCACGACCTCCTGGGTTGGCTTCTCCGGAGGCCAGCATCACACAGTCTGCTTGGATTCCGAGG GGAAGGTCTACAGCTTGGGCCGAGCTGAGTACGGCCGGCTGGGCCTGGGCCAGGGTGCTGAGGAGAAGAGCGAGCCCACTCCCATCGGCGGCCTGGAGGGGGTGAAGGTGGTGGCCTGCGGGGCCTCCGTCAGCTACGCTGTCACAAAGCAGG GCTTGGTGTTTGCCTGGGGCATGGGGACCAACATGCAGTTAGGCACCGGAGAGGAGGATGACGAGTGGACCCCGGTGGAGATGGCTGGGAAGCAGCTGGAGAACCGTGTAGTTTTGACAGTGTCCAGCGGGGGGCAGCACACAGTTCTGCTGGTCAAAGACAAGCAGGACAGCTGA
- the rcc1 gene encoding regulator of chromosome condensation isoform X4 — protein MPAKKAVKRVGHVDDAKGPKKVKVSHSSYGTENGLVLVLGQGDVGQLGLGEDVMERKKPALVPLPEPVVQAVAGGMHTVCLSDTGSIYTFGCNDEGALGRDTSEEGSEMSPGKVELKEKVVQVSAGDSHTAALTEEGEVYIWGSFRDNNGVIGLLEPMKKCTLPVKVPIEERVVKIASGNDHLMMLTMEGDLYSSGCGEQGQLGRVPERFANRGGRKGLERLLVPQTIPVRSRGKVRFSDVFCGAYFTFAVSKEGHVYGFGLSNYHQLGTPGTTTCFAPIKLTAFKNSTTSWVGFSGGQHHTVCLDSEGKVYSLGRAEYGRLGLGQGAEEKSEPTPIGGLEGVKVVACGASVSYAVTKQGLVFAWGMGTNMQLGTGEEDDEWTPVEMAGKQLENRVVLTVSSGGQHTVLLVKDKQDS, from the exons ATGCCTGCGAAGAAGGCAGTGAAAAGGGTGGGCCATGTGGATGACGCCAAGGGTCCTAAAAAAGTGAAAG TTTCCCACAGCAGCTATGGGACAGAGAACGGTTTGGTGCTGGTGCTCGGACAGGGTGACGTGGGCCAGCTGGGCCTGGGTGAGGACGTGATGGAGCGGAAGAAGCCGGCGTTGGTGCCCCTCCCGGAGCCAGTCGTACAGGCCGTGGCAGGGGGCATGCACACCGTCTGCCTCAGTGACACGGGCAGT attTACACGTTTGGCTGCAATGACGAGGGGGCCCTGGGTCGGGACACCTCAGAAGAAGGCTCAGAAATGAGTCCCGGGAAGGTGGAGCTGAAGGAGAAGGTGGTGCAGGTGTCGGCCGGCGACAGTCACACGGCGGCGCTCACCGAGGAGGGGGAGGTCTACATCTGGGGCTCCTTCAGG GACAACAATGGAGTAATTGGTCTACTGGAACCCATGAAAAAATGCACTTTACCAGTCAAGGTTCCCATTGAAGAACGTGTGGTTAAAATTGCTTCGG GAAATGACCATCTGATGATGCTGACGATGGAGGGAGACCTGTACAGCTCAGGCTGTGGGGAGCAAGGGCAGCTGGGGCGGGTCCCAGAGCGCTTTGCCAACAGAGGGGGCCGGAAAGGCCTGG AGCGACTACTGGTGCCACAGACCATCCCGGTTCGGTCGAGAGGAAAGGTCCGTTTCTCCGACGTCTTCTGCGGTGCCTATTTCACGTTCGCTGTGTCCAAAGAGGGTCACGTCTACGGCTTTGGCCTCTCCAACTACCACCAGCTAG GGACCCCAGGCACCACCACCTGCTTTGCCCCCATTAAACTCACAGCCTTCAAGAACTCCACGACCTCCTGGGTTGGCTTCTCCGGAGGCCAGCATCACACAGTCTGCTTGGATTCCGAGG GGAAGGTCTACAGCTTGGGCCGAGCTGAGTACGGCCGGCTGGGCCTGGGCCAGGGTGCTGAGGAGAAGAGCGAGCCCACTCCCATCGGCGGCCTGGAGGGGGTGAAGGTGGTGGCCTGCGGGGCCTCCGTCAGCTACGCTGTCACAAAGCAGG GCTTGGTGTTTGCCTGGGGCATGGGGACCAACATGCAGTTAGGCACCGGAGAGGAGGATGACGAGTGGACCCCGGTGGAGATGGCTGGGAAGCAGCTGGAGAACCGTGTAGTTTTGACAGTGTCCAGCGGGGGGCAGCACACAGTTCTGCTGGTCAAAGACAAGCAGGACAGCTGA
- the rcc1 gene encoding regulator of chromosome condensation isoform X5, with amino-acid sequence MLEVFVCLTTWKNAVYVSHSSYGTENGLVLVLGQGDVGQLGLGEDVMERKKPALVPLPEPVVQAVAGGMHTVCLSDTGSIYTFGCNDEGALGRDTSEEGSEMSPGKVELKEKVVQVSAGDSHTAALTEEGEVYIWGSFRDNNGVIGLLEPMKKCTLPVKVPIEERVVKIASGNDHLMMLTMEGDLYSSGCGEQGQLGRVPERFANRGGRKGLERLLVPQTIPVRSRGKVRFSDVFCGAYFTFAVSKEGHVYGFGLSNYHQLGTPGTTTCFAPIKLTAFKNSTTSWVGFSGGQHHTVCLDSEGKVYSLGRAEYGRLGLGQGAEEKSEPTPIGGLEGVKVVACGASVSYAVTKQGLVFAWGMGTNMQLGTGEEDDEWTPVEMAGKQLENRVVLTVSSGGQHTVLLVKDKQDS; translated from the exons ATGCTGGAAGTATTCGTGTGTTTGACCACATGGAAGAATGCTGTATATG TTTCCCACAGCAGCTATGGGACAGAGAACGGTTTGGTGCTGGTGCTCGGACAGGGTGACGTGGGCCAGCTGGGCCTGGGTGAGGACGTGATGGAGCGGAAGAAGCCGGCGTTGGTGCCCCTCCCGGAGCCAGTCGTACAGGCCGTGGCAGGGGGCATGCACACCGTCTGCCTCAGTGACACGGGCAGT attTACACGTTTGGCTGCAATGACGAGGGGGCCCTGGGTCGGGACACCTCAGAAGAAGGCTCAGAAATGAGTCCCGGGAAGGTGGAGCTGAAGGAGAAGGTGGTGCAGGTGTCGGCCGGCGACAGTCACACGGCGGCGCTCACCGAGGAGGGGGAGGTCTACATCTGGGGCTCCTTCAGG GACAACAATGGAGTAATTGGTCTACTGGAACCCATGAAAAAATGCACTTTACCAGTCAAGGTTCCCATTGAAGAACGTGTGGTTAAAATTGCTTCGG GAAATGACCATCTGATGATGCTGACGATGGAGGGAGACCTGTACAGCTCAGGCTGTGGGGAGCAAGGGCAGCTGGGGCGGGTCCCAGAGCGCTTTGCCAACAGAGGGGGCCGGAAAGGCCTGG AGCGACTACTGGTGCCACAGACCATCCCGGTTCGGTCGAGAGGAAAGGTCCGTTTCTCCGACGTCTTCTGCGGTGCCTATTTCACGTTCGCTGTGTCCAAAGAGGGTCACGTCTACGGCTTTGGCCTCTCCAACTACCACCAGCTAG GGACCCCAGGCACCACCACCTGCTTTGCCCCCATTAAACTCACAGCCTTCAAGAACTCCACGACCTCCTGGGTTGGCTTCTCCGGAGGCCAGCATCACACAGTCTGCTTGGATTCCGAGG GGAAGGTCTACAGCTTGGGCCGAGCTGAGTACGGCCGGCTGGGCCTGGGCCAGGGTGCTGAGGAGAAGAGCGAGCCCACTCCCATCGGCGGCCTGGAGGGGGTGAAGGTGGTGGCCTGCGGGGCCTCCGTCAGCTACGCTGTCACAAAGCAGG GCTTGGTGTTTGCCTGGGGCATGGGGACCAACATGCAGTTAGGCACCGGAGAGGAGGATGACGAGTGGACCCCGGTGGAGATGGCTGGGAAGCAGCTGGAGAACCGTGTAGTTTTGACAGTGTCCAGCGGGGGGCAGCACACAGTTCTGCTGGTCAAAGACAAGCAGGACAGCTGA